A genomic segment from Pseudoalteromonas nigrifaciens encodes:
- a CDS encoding VOC family protein, which produces MNNHEKLNYVEFPAANLTATKAFFSQVFNWQFTDYGPDYTAFSGQELNGGFYQSPLKSSTEEGGALLVFYSSDIHATQRKVTLYGGKVIKPIFEFPGGCRFHFTEPSGNEFAVWAEKH; this is translated from the coding sequence ATGAATAATCACGAAAAGCTAAACTATGTAGAGTTTCCAGCCGCTAATTTAACCGCAACTAAAGCGTTTTTTAGCCAAGTTTTTAATTGGCAATTTACCGACTACGGCCCAGACTACACGGCTTTTAGCGGGCAAGAGCTTAATGGTGGGTTTTACCAATCGCCGTTAAAATCGAGTACTGAAGAGGGTGGGGCGCTATTGGTTTTTTACAGCAGCGATATTCATGCAACACAAAGAAAAGTAACCTTATACGGCGGTAAAGTAATTAAACCTATTTTTGAATTTCCTGGCGGTTGTAGGTTTCATTTTACCGAGCCAAGCGGTAATGAGTTTGCAGTATGGGCTGAAAAACACTAG